Proteins encoded by one window of Halomonas sp. SH5A2:
- a CDS encoding type VI secretion system Vgr family protein, translating to MEAETGLQFTLTLPGVNDIAVIDFTHREALSQPFELALNLASRDGSLDAADLLDREATLTIWQDGEPLRRVHGIIAEFGRGDRGHRRTFYSLVLRPALWRLSLRHNSRIFQKVDPLTIINTLCDERSIRDVAFAVTRELAEREYCVQYRETDLAFIERLAAEEGLFYFHEFEDSDGGAHWLVFADDPQVLTHLGERTYHSRAGGTAPTRHVRKLSHTARVASSSATLKDYSFKNPAYAQLHDHLGRDVEGHGQQGVVDKGYEHYDYPGRYKQDASGEPFTRIRLEQLRREAITASAESDLPELAPGFRFTLTEHDTDSLNRDWQAIEVTHFGEQPQALEEDGITQGDAAGMTRYHNQVTLIPGDAPWRATPNPKPRVDGPQVAFVVGPEGEEIHCDKHGRVKVQFPWDRYAEPNETASCWVRVAQGWAGGGYGSIAIPRIGHEVIVSFLEGDPDQPLVTGRTYHAVNTAPYSLPEHKTRTVLRTQSHKADGFNELRFEDEAGEEQIWLHAQKDLELLTLNDRIEETRNDSFLKVNNDRISEIDNDDHHTVHGNRFERTEGQQHFNVDGTLHINAGQAWLSESGRELHIKSGHKVVFEAGDELTLNAGGSFLKLDGGGITIVGPKVSVNAGGSPGSGSGQAVEGPLLPGHAVAEEHETIPPTSLPKLKDYQLSEAAIMPLCGKINDTQCSREDCPCLAG from the coding sequence ATGGAGGCGGAGACAGGCCTGCAGTTCACACTAACGCTACCCGGCGTTAACGACATCGCGGTGATCGACTTCACCCACCGCGAAGCGCTCTCCCAGCCTTTCGAACTGGCGCTCAACCTGGCCAGCCGCGACGGCAGCCTGGATGCTGCCGACCTCCTGGATCGTGAAGCCACCCTGACCATTTGGCAGGACGGCGAACCGCTGCGTCGAGTACATGGGATTATCGCTGAATTTGGCCGGGGTGACCGCGGTCATCGACGTACCTTCTACTCCCTGGTACTGCGCCCAGCACTCTGGCGGCTTTCGCTGCGCCACAACTCGCGGATTTTTCAGAAAGTCGACCCGCTCACCATCATCAATACCCTGTGCGACGAACGCAGCATTCGCGACGTGGCCTTTGCGGTCACCCGCGAGCTTGCCGAGCGTGAGTACTGCGTCCAGTACCGCGAGACCGACCTCGCCTTTATCGAGCGCCTGGCCGCCGAAGAGGGGCTGTTTTACTTTCATGAGTTTGAGGACAGTGACGGCGGTGCCCACTGGCTGGTGTTTGCCGACGACCCGCAGGTACTGACCCATCTCGGCGAGCGTACGTATCACAGCCGCGCCGGTGGCACCGCACCCACACGTCATGTGCGTAAACTCAGCCATACCGCCCGGGTGGCGAGTTCCTCCGCCACGCTGAAGGATTACAGCTTTAAAAATCCCGCCTATGCACAGCTCCACGACCACCTGGGCCGTGATGTAGAAGGCCATGGACAGCAGGGCGTCGTTGATAAAGGGTACGAACACTACGACTACCCCGGTCGCTACAAGCAGGATGCCTCCGGCGAACCCTTTACCCGCATTCGCCTGGAACAGCTGCGCCGAGAAGCGATCACCGCCAGCGCGGAAAGCGACCTGCCGGAGCTTGCGCCTGGCTTTCGTTTCACCCTGACGGAACACGACACCGACAGCCTCAACCGCGATTGGCAGGCCATTGAAGTAACCCACTTTGGCGAACAACCCCAGGCGCTGGAAGAGGATGGCATCACGCAGGGTGACGCTGCCGGGATGACCCGCTACCACAACCAGGTCACGCTGATCCCCGGCGATGCCCCCTGGCGGGCCACCCCCAATCCCAAACCCCGCGTCGACGGCCCCCAGGTCGCCTTTGTGGTCGGCCCGGAAGGCGAAGAGATCCACTGCGACAAGCACGGCCGGGTCAAGGTCCAGTTCCCCTGGGACCGCTACGCCGAACCCAATGAAACGGCGAGCTGCTGGGTGCGGGTTGCCCAGGGCTGGGCAGGCGGCGGCTACGGCAGCATCGCCATTCCGCGCATTGGCCACGAGGTGATCGTTTCTTTTCTGGAGGGCGATCCCGACCAGCCGCTGGTCACCGGGCGTACCTATCACGCCGTAAATACTGCGCCGTACTCGCTGCCGGAACACAAGACTCGCACGGTGTTGCGCACCCAAAGCCACAAGGCCGACGGCTTTAACGAACTGCGCTTCGAAGACGAAGCCGGCGAAGAGCAGATCTGGCTCCACGCCCAGAAAGACCTGGAGCTGCTGACGCTTAACGACCGTATTGAAGAGACCCGCAACGACAGCTTCTTGAAGGTCAATAACGACCGCATCAGCGAGATCGACAATGACGATCACCACACGGTCCATGGCAATCGCTTCGAGCGCACCGAAGGCCAGCAGCACTTCAATGTGGATGGCACGCTGCATATCAACGCGGGCCAGGCGTGGCTCAGCGAAAGCGGCCGCGAACTGCATATCAAATCAGGCCATAAAGTGGTTTTTGAGGCAGGTGACGAATTAACCCTGAACGCTGGCGGCAGCTTTCTGAAGCTGGACGGTGGCGGCATTACCATCGTTGGCCCCAAGGTGAGTGTCAACGCAGGCGGCAGCCCTGGTAGCGGCAGCGGACAAGCGGTGGAAGGGCCGCTGCTGCCTGGGCATGCGGTGGCGGAGGAGCATGAAACCATACCGCCTACCTCGCTGCCCAAGCTCAAGGATTACCAGCTAAGCGAAGCGGCTATCATGCCGCTCTGCGGCAAGATCAACGATACTCAATGCAGCCGTGAGGATTGTCCATGCCTGGCTGGTTAA
- a CDS encoding DUF4123 domain-containing protein has translation MPGWLNQLAERCYPADNLAGMVTGQRGFVVLDQRRSPEQCRPLLSLPGKRDFVTLFAGTPLSPLLEASPWLLDVEVGSEAWHCAEKLCQQCLGWVCQPPTDQPLQTIADHLRALFVLDDPHGGKSLINLQQPAVWTTLLASAPASVYSHWLNPLGQVATPTPQGQWSIWQADAPTSPVPERWQLTADMEAALEESQQAWWLSEHTEEKLSTLPDQWVKRISKCAQYGITKGRHLARLLPAIQQADEGSWQRIEYTLSVPRLSAKQRMTEVEKMYDNR, from the coding sequence ATGCCTGGCTGGTTAAACCAACTTGCAGAACGCTGTTACCCGGCAGACAACCTTGCGGGGATGGTGACAGGCCAGCGTGGATTTGTGGTACTGGACCAGCGTCGCTCGCCTGAGCAGTGCAGGCCTTTGCTATCACTTCCCGGCAAGCGTGATTTTGTAACGCTATTCGCGGGTACGCCGCTTTCCCCTCTGTTGGAGGCCAGCCCCTGGCTGCTTGATGTTGAAGTAGGCAGTGAAGCCTGGCATTGCGCAGAAAAGCTCTGCCAACAATGCTTGGGATGGGTATGCCAGCCACCGACAGATCAACCCCTGCAAACCATTGCTGACCACTTGCGGGCACTTTTTGTACTGGATGACCCGCACGGTGGAAAATCACTGATCAATCTTCAGCAACCCGCCGTATGGACAACCCTGCTCGCCAGCGCTCCAGCCAGTGTCTACTCACACTGGTTAAACCCGCTAGGCCAAGTAGCCACCCCCACGCCCCAGGGCCAGTGGTCTATTTGGCAGGCCGATGCGCCAACGTCCCCTGTACCGGAACGCTGGCAGCTTACTGCTGATATGGAAGCGGCGTTGGAGGAAAGCCAGCAGGCGTGGTGGTTGAGTGAACATACAGAAGAAAAGCTCTCTACTTTGCCCGACCAATGGGTAAAACGCATAAGCAAATGCGCCCAATACGGCATAACCAAAGGCAGACATTTAGCAAGATTGCTTCCTGCTATTCAACAAGCTGACGAGGGTAGCTGGCAGCGTATTGAATACACCTTGAGTGTCCCACGCCTATCGGCCAAACAGCGAATGACAGAAGTGGAGAAAATGTATGACAACCGATAG
- a CDS encoding tetratricopeptide repeat protein, translating to MKIKKVFYIMLFKKSVLAALLIWSLNSWALPADIQAAKDEGMRLWGISEWIEMQPYLEQSAAAGDVESMYYLGEATRLLSRGLTTEAMEWYLQAAEQGDPYAMLRLFQGGACIGGECPEGSDDWREAALDITLPKAEAGDPEAMLAMYYIYANLDASRLTSVYNFLGIPTRASKWLKRAAEAGLPEAQTRWGRHIMNGRGWYFTKNRRLEAAERWFSRAAEQGYVPAMEQMDRVNREQQDFESSWKWMEQASLHGSYEGRLRIGWCYLDPSYPPDQRCVNDEDTVRGWAMLYALDHELGDGNTASNVLSRNEDKLDEAERQEAEALAESEWIGRQPPISKFPRRFGF from the coding sequence GTGAAAATTAAAAAGGTATTTTACATCATGTTATTTAAAAAAAGCGTGCTTGCTGCGCTATTAATATGGTCCCTAAATAGCTGGGCACTGCCAGCCGATATCCAGGCCGCCAAAGATGAAGGCATGCGCTTATGGGGCATTTCGGAATGGATAGAAATGCAGCCCTATTTGGAGCAATCTGCTGCAGCCGGTGATGTGGAATCAATGTATTACCTCGGTGAAGCCACGCGGTTGTTAAGTCGAGGGCTGACCACTGAAGCCATGGAGTGGTATTTACAGGCTGCCGAGCAAGGCGATCCCTACGCCATGCTACGCCTGTTTCAAGGTGGGGCATGCATTGGGGGCGAGTGCCCTGAGGGTAGTGATGATTGGCGCGAGGCCGCATTAGACATCACCCTGCCCAAAGCCGAAGCGGGCGACCCGGAGGCCATGCTGGCGATGTACTACATCTACGCCAATCTCGATGCCTCACGATTGACCTCTGTTTACAATTTCCTGGGCATTCCCACCCGGGCAAGCAAGTGGCTAAAGCGAGCTGCCGAAGCGGGGCTTCCCGAAGCCCAAACCAGATGGGGGCGCCATATTATGAACGGCCGAGGCTGGTATTTTACTAAAAACCGCCGTTTGGAAGCCGCCGAGCGCTGGTTTAGTCGTGCGGCTGAACAGGGTTATGTACCCGCCATGGAACAGATGGATCGTGTCAATAGGGAGCAACAAGACTTTGAATCAAGCTGGAAATGGATGGAGCAAGCATCCCTGCATGGTAGTTATGAAGGGCGTTTACGAATTGGCTGGTGTTATCTTGATCCGTCTTATCCTCCCGACCAACGATGCGTAAATGATGAGGATACAGTAAGAGGTTGGGCCATGTTGTATGCCTTGGATCATGAGTTAGGCGATGGTAATACAGCTAGTAATGTTTTGAGCCGTAACGAAGATAAGCTGGATGAAGCTGAACGTCAGGAGGCTGAGGCATTAGCGGAATCCGAATGGATAGGTCGGCAACCACCTATCTCTAAATTTCCACGCCGCTTTGGTTTCTGA
- a CDS encoding tetratricopeptide repeat protein: MVRATRLLFVLLLPLMWPLNSWALPADIQAAKDEGMRLWGISGWIEMQPYLEQSAEAGDVESMYYLGEATRLLGRGLTTEAMEWYLKAAEQGDPYAMLRLFQGGACIGGECPEGSDDWREAALDITLPKAEAGDPEAMLAMYYIYANLDASWVTSVYNLLGIPTRAVKWLKRAAEAGLPEAQTTWGRRIMGGGGWYFTKNRRLEAAESWFSRAAEQGYVPAMEQMERVNREQQDFETSWRWMVQASNNGSYEGRLGVGWCYLDTDFAPDQNCTNEEDRIKGWAILYAMSQELGGNSTPSSIMNRNQDKLDESERQEAEALAESEWIGRQPPISKFPRRFGF; the protein is encoded by the coding sequence ATGGTAAGAGCAACGCGTCTGCTATTCGTTTTATTGCTGCCGTTGATGTGGCCCCTCAATAGTTGGGCACTACCCGCCGATATCCAGGCCGCCAAAGATGAAGGCATGCGCTTATGGGGCATTTCGGGATGGATAGAAATGCAGCCTTATCTAGAGCAGTCCGCCGAAGCAGGTGATGTGGAATCAATGTACTACCTAGGTGAAGCCACGCGGTTGTTAGGTCGAGGGCTAACCACTGAAGCCATGGAGTGGTACTTGAAGGCCGCCGAACAAGGCGACCCCTATGCCATGCTGCGTCTATTTCAAGGCGGTGCATGCATTGGGGGCGAGTGCCCTGAAGGCAGTGACGATTGGCGCGAAGCCGCATTAGACATCACCCTGCCCAAAGCCGAAGCGGGCGACCCGGAGGCCATGCTGGCGATGTACTATATCTACGCCAATCTCGATGCCTCTTGGGTGACCTCTGTGTACAATTTGCTGGGCATCCCTACCCGTGCAGTCAAATGGCTAAAACGTGCCGCCGAAGCAGGACTTCCCGAAGCCCAAACCACGTGGGGCCGCCGAATCATGGGCGGGGGAGGCTGGTATTTTACTAAAAACCGCCGTTTGGAAGCCGCCGAAAGCTGGTTTAGCCGTGCGGCTGAGCAGGGTTATGTACCGGCCATGGAGCAAATGGAGCGTGTCAATAGAGAGCAACAAGACTTCGAAACTAGCTGGCGATGGATGGTACAAGCATCAAATAATGGTAGTTACGAAGGACGCCTAGGTGTTGGCTGGTGTTATCTTGATACAGATTTTGCACCTGATCAAAATTGTACGAATGAAGAAGATCGAATTAAAGGCTGGGCAATTCTTTATGCCATGTCTCAGGAGCTGGGTGGCAATAGTACACCTAGCAGTATTATGAATCGGAATCAGGATAAGTTGGATGAAAGTGAGCGCCAGGAGGCAGAGGCATTAGCGGAATCGGAATGGATAGGGCGTCAGCCACCTATCTCTAAATTTCCACGCCGCTTTGGTTTCTGA
- a CDS encoding tetratricopeptide repeat protein: MAKTNLLAPTLFFLLLWSLNSWALPADIQAAKDEGMRLYNIGHSTAAMPYLRQAADAGDVEAMYYMGESERRQKMMGFTTAAMEWYLKAAEQGDPYAMLRLFQGGACIGGECPEGSDDWREAALDITLPKAEAEAGDPEAMLAMYYIYANLDASRLTSVYNFLGIPTRAVKWLKRAAEAGLPEAQTTWGRRIMGGGGWYFTKNRRLEAAESWFSRAAEQGYVPAMEQMERVNREQQDFETSWRWMVQASNNGSYEGRLGVGWCYLDTDFAPDQNCTNEEDRIKGWAILYAMSQELGGNSTPSSIMNRNQDKLDESERQEAEALAEAEWIGRQPPLSRFPHRFGF, encoded by the coding sequence ATGGCAAAAACGAACCTCTTAGCACCCACGCTATTCTTTCTGCTGCTTTGGTCACTCAATAGCTGGGCGCTGCCAGCGGATATCCAGGCCGCCAAAGATGAAGGCATGCGCCTTTACAACATTGGGCACTCAACAGCGGCCATGCCCTATTTGCGTCAAGCGGCTGACGCTGGCGACGTAGAAGCCATGTATTACATGGGTGAGTCAGAGCGGCGGCAAAAAATGATGGGCTTTACTACCGCCGCCATGGAGTGGTACTTGAAGGCAGCCGAACAAGGCGACCCTTACGCTATGTTGCGACTATTTCAAGGCGGTGCATGCATTGGGGGCGAGTGCCCTGAAGGCAGTGATGATTGGCGCGAAGCCGCATTGGACATCACCCTGCCCAAAGCCGAAGCCGAAGCCGGTGATCCGGAGGCCATGCTGGCGATGTACTACATCTACGCCAATCTCGATGCCTCTCGATTGACCTCTGTTTACAATTTCCTGGGCATCCCTACCCGTGCAGTCAAATGGCTAAAACGAGCCGCCGAAGCAGGACTTCCTGAAGCCCAAACCACATGGGGCCGCCGAATCATGGGGGGGGGAGGCTGGTATTTTACTAAAAACCGCCGCTTAGAAGCTGCCGAAAGCTGGTTTAGCCGTGCGGCTGAGCAGGGTTATGTACCGGCCATGGAGCAAATGGAGCGTGTCAATAGAGAGCAACAAGACTTCGAAACTAGCTGGCGATGGATGGTACAAGCATCAAATAATGGTAGTTACGAAGGACGCCTAGGTGTTGGCTGGTGTTATCTTGATACAGATTTTGCACCTGATCAAAATTGTACGAATGAAGAAGATCGAATTAAAGGCTGGGCAATTCTTTATGCCATGTCTCAGGAACTGGGTGGCAATAGTACACCTAGCAGTATTATGAATCGGAATCAGGATAAGTTGGATGAAAGTGAGCGCCAGGAGGCAGAGGCATTAGCGGAAGCGGAATGGATAGGGCGTCAGCCACCGCTCTCAAGATTTCCACACCGCTTTGGTTTCTGA
- a CDS encoding tetratricopeptide repeat protein produces MVKATRLLFVLLLPLMWPLNSWALPADIQAAKDEGMRLWGISEWIEMQPYLEQSAAAGDVESMYYLGEATRLLSRGLTTEAMEWYLKAAEQGDPYAMLRLFQGGACIGGECPEGSDDWREAALKITLPKAEAGDPEAMLAMYYIYANLDASRLTSVYNLLGIPTWAGKWLKRAAEAGLPEAQTRWGRHIMNGRGWYFTKSRRLAAAERWLRQAAEQDYAPAMNSLGKLLREQENYSEAIQWFVNASKHGHINGRMWLASCYIDPDEDPICSSVEQDRVKGWAIYYAINQEANSGTSERSLSLRRDLLSEEERRLGEELAEEWLNKEPPLSRFPRRFGF; encoded by the coding sequence ATGGTAAAAGCAACGCGTCTGCTATTCGTTTTATTACTGCCGTTGATGTGGCCCCTCAATAGCTGGGCGCTACCCGCCGATATCCAGGCCGCCAAAGACGAAGGTATGCGCTTATGGGGTATTTCGGAATGGATAGAAATGCAGCCCTACTTGGAGCAATCTGCCGCAGCCGGTGATGTGGAATCAATGTATTACCTCGGTGAAGCCACGCGGTTGTTAAGTCGAGGGCTAACCACTGAAGCCATGGAGTGGTACTTGAAGGCTGCCGAACAAGGCGACCCCTATGCCATGCTGCGTCTGTTTCAAGGCGGTGCATGCATTGGGGGCGAGTGCCCTGAGGGCAGTGACGATTGGCGAGAAGCCGCATTGAAAATCACCCTGCCCAAAGCCGAAGCGGGCGACCCGGAGGCCATGCTGGCGATGTACTATATCTACGCCAATCTCGATGCCTCTCGATTGACCTCTGTTTACAATTTACTAGGCATTCCCACCTGGGCAGGCAAATGGCTAAAGCGAGCTGCCGAAGCGGGGCTTCCCGAAGCCCAAACCAGATGGGGGCGCCATATTATGAACGGACGAGGCTGGTATTTTACCAAGAGTCGAAGGCTGGCAGCTGCTGAAAGATGGCTTCGTCAAGCGGCGGAACAAGATTACGCGCCTGCAATGAATAGCCTCGGTAAGCTACTGAGAGAGCAAGAAAATTATTCAGAGGCGATTCAATGGTTTGTTAACGCTTCAAAGCACGGCCATATTAATGGAAGAATGTGGCTGGCTAGCTGTTATATAGATCCAGATGAAGATCCTATTTGCAGCAGTGTTGAACAAGATCGTGTGAAAGGTTGGGCTATTTATTACGCGATTAACCAAGAGGCAAACAGCGGCACTTCTGAAAGAAGCCTAAGTTTGAGGCGCGATTTATTGTCAGAAGAAGAACGGCGCTTAGGAGAGGAACTTGCAGAAGAATGGTTGAATAAAGAGCCACCGCTCTCAAGATTTCCACGCCGCTTTGGTTTCTGA
- a CDS encoding IS3 family transposase (programmed frameshift) yields MPRYSKERKAVVLKKLLPPHNRSVVSVATEEGISDATLYSWLKQCREKGVPVPGYTQSDNEWSPDAKLAVVIETATLSETELGAYCREKGLYPEQIQQWKAACLQGAGQQEDQQKTAQKQRKQDRKTIKQLKAEVRRKDRALAETTSLLVLFKKARRLVRRRPEQRRGRLTPLEERARLITLFDEAVTGGASRYQAAAMIDVSERTLKRWRSGCGAVAEDQRPHAVQGSQPHQLTHEEEQAILSACNRSEYQSLPPSQIVPLLADQGVYLASESSFYRVLKKHQQQHHRGRMKPRRPVPEPTSFTATGPNQVWCWDISYCSSVVRGQHWYLYLIMDIYSRKIIAWEVHEAESGELAKHLLERALLREGCWHQPPVLHSDNGAPMTSYTLKARLTELGMLMSYSRPRVSNDNPYSEALFRTVKYCPAWPTKGFASLNAVRDWMLTFERAYNEQHLHSGIRYVTPADRHQGADRERLEHRKAVYERAKRRHPQRWSGNTRNWEVPGSVALNPGKLQEVERNKQAA; encoded by the exons GTGCCACGTTATTCTAAAGAGCGTAAAGCTGTTGTACTGAAAAAGTTGTTGCCACCCCATAATCGCAGTGTGGTATCTGTCGCCACTGAAGAAGGCATCTCTGACGCGACGCTGTATAGTTGGTTAAAACAGTGTCGAGAAAAAGGAGTGCCTGTGCCGGGTTACACCCAAAGCGACAACGAGTGGTCGCCTGACGCCAAGCTTGCCGTGGTCATCGAAACCGCCACCCTGTCAGAAACAGAGCTTGGTGCTTACTGCCGCGAAAAAGGCCTGTATCCCGAGCAGATCCAACAGTGGAAAGCCGCTTGTCTCCAGGGCGCTGGCCAACAAGAAGACCAGCAAAAAACGGCACAAAAGCAGCGTAAACAAGACCGTAAGACGATCAAACAGCTCAAAGCGGAAGTGCGTCGCAAAGACAGAGCCCTAGCGGAAACGACATCGTTACTGGTGCTCT TCAAAAAAGCTCGACGCCTTGTACGGCGAAGACCCGAACAGCGGCGAGGACGACTGACGCCTCTTGAGGAACGTGCAAGGCTCATTACGTTGTTTGATGAAGCGGTCACCGGGGGCGCTTCCCGTTATCAAGCAGCGGCGATGATAGACGTGAGCGAGCGCACGCTGAAACGCTGGCGTTCTGGGTGTGGCGCGGTGGCTGAGGATCAGCGCCCACACGCGGTACAAGGCAGTCAGCCGCATCAACTGACTCACGAGGAGGAACAGGCTATTTTGAGTGCCTGCAATCGCTCCGAGTATCAGAGCCTGCCACCGTCTCAGATCGTGCCGTTACTGGCAGATCAAGGGGTCTACTTGGCTTCCGAGTCGTCGTTTTACCGGGTACTGAAAAAGCACCAACAGCAGCACCATCGAGGGCGAATGAAGCCACGCCGCCCAGTGCCTGAGCCGACGAGCTTCACAGCAACCGGACCCAACCAAGTCTGGTGCTGGGACATCAGCTATTGCTCTTCCGTTGTGCGTGGCCAGCACTGGTATCTCTATCTGATCATGGATATCTACAGTCGCAAAATCATCGCCTGGGAAGTCCACGAGGCGGAATCAGGCGAGTTAGCGAAACACCTGCTGGAACGCGCTTTATTGCGCGAAGGCTGCTGGCACCAGCCTCCAGTGCTGCACTCGGATAACGGCGCACCGATGACGTCTTATACGCTTAAAGCGAGGTTAACAGAGCTGGGGATGTTGATGTCTTACAGTCGACCGAGAGTGAGCAATGACAACCCTTACTCGGAAGCGTTGTTCCGCACCGTCAAGTATTGTCCAGCGTGGCCCACAAAGGGCTTTGCATCGCTGAACGCGGTACGTGACTGGATGCTGACGTTCGAACGCGCTTACAACGAACAGCACCTGCACAGTGGCATTCGGTACGTGACGCCCGCTGATCGGCATCAAGGTGCCGACCGAGAACGTCTTGAGCATCGCAAAGCGGTTTATGAAAGAGCTAAGCGCCGACATCCACAGCGCTGGTCAGGCAACACACGAAACTGGGAAGTACCCGGTTCGGTAGCGCTCAACCCTGGCAAGCTGCAGGAAGTCGAGCGTAATAAACAGGCTGCTTAG
- a CDS encoding tetratricopeptide repeat protein, translated as MMGFTTAAMEWYLKAAEQGDPYAMLRLFQGGACIGGECPEGSDDWREAALEITLPKAEAGDPEAMLAMYYIYANLDASRLTSIYNFLSIPTRASKWLKRAAEAGLPEAQTRWGRHIMNGRGWYFTKSRRLEAAESWFSRAAEQGYVPAMEQMEYVNREQQDFDESWKWMEQASLYGSFDNRLGLGWCYLDPSYPPDQRCVNEKDPIKGWAILYALHVEIGDNNAEDIMSWNREKITETERQEAEALAEAEWIGRQPPLSRFPRRFGF; from the coding sequence ATGATGGGCTTTACTACCGCCGCCATGGAGTGGTACTTGAAGGCAGCCGAACAAGGCGATCCCTACGCCATGCTACGCCTGTTTCAAGGTGGGGCATGCATTGGGGGCGAGTGCCCTGAGGGTAGTGATGATTGGCGCGAGGCCGCATTGGAAATCACCCTGCCCAAAGCCGAAGCGGGCGACCCGGAAGCGATGCTGGCGATGTACTACATCTACGCCAATCTCGATGCCTCTCGATTGACCTCTATTTACAATTTCCTGAGCATTCCCACCCGGGCAAGCAAGTGGCTAAAGCGAGCTGCCGAAGCCGGGCTTCCCGAAGCCCAAACCAGATGGGGGCGCCATATTATGAACGGACGAGGCTGGTATTTTACGAAAAGCCGCCGCTTAGAAGCCGCCGAAAGCTGGTTTAGCCGTGCAGCTGAACAAGGTTATGTGCCTGCCATGGAGCAAATGGAATATGTCAACAGAGAGCAACAGGACTTTGACGAAAGCTGGAAATGGATGGAGCAAGCTTCCTTGTATGGAAGTTTTGATAATCGATTAGGTTTAGGGTGGTGTTACTTAGATCCGTCTTACCCTCCTGATCAGCGCTGTGTCAACGAAAAAGACCCTATTAAAGGCTGGGCAATTCTTTATGCACTGCATGTTGAGATAGGCGATAACAATGCTGAAGACATTATGTCTTGGAACCGTGAAAAAATAACGGAAACTGAACGCCAAGAAGCCGAAGCGTTAGCAGAAGCGGAATGGATAGGGCGTCAGCCACCTCTCTCAAGATTTCCACGCCGCTTTGGTTTCTGA
- a CDS encoding tetratricopeptide repeat protein, whose amino-acid sequence MVRATRLLFVLLLPLMWSINSWALPADIQAAKDEGMRLYDIGHSTAAMPYLHQAADAGDIEAMYYMGESERRQKMMGFTTAAMEWYLKAAEQGDPYAMLRLFQGGACIGGECPEGSDDWREAALKITLPKAEAGDPEAMLAMYYIYANLDASRLTSIYNFLGIPTRAVKWLKRAAEAGLPEAQNTWGRRIMGGGGWYFTKNRRLEAAESWFSRAAEQGYVPAMEQMERVNREQQDFETSWRWMVQASNNGSYEGRLGVGWCYLDTDFAPDQNCTNEEDRIKGWAILYAMSQELGGNSTPSSIMNRNQDKLDESERQEAEALAEAEWIGRQPPLSRFPHRFGF is encoded by the coding sequence ATGGTAAGAGCAACGCGTCTGCTATTCGTTTTATTGCTGCCGTTGATGTGGTCAATCAATAGCTGGGCGCTGCCAGCCGATATTCAGGCCGCCAAAGATGAAGGCATGCGCCTTTACGATATTGGGCACTCAACAGCGGCCATGCCCTATTTGCATCAAGCGGCTGATGCTGGCGACATAGAAGCCATGTATTACATGGGTGAGTCAGAGCGGCGGCAAAAAATGATGGGCTTTACTACCGCCGCCATGGAGTGGTACTTGAAGGCAGCCGAACAAGGCGACCCCTATGCCATGCTTCGCTTATTTCAAGGTGGTGCATGCATTGGGGGGGAGTGCCCGGAAGGCAGTGACGACTGGCGAGAAGCCGCATTGAAAATCACCCTGCCCAAAGCCGAAGCGGGCGACCCGGAGGCCATGCTGGCGATGTACTACATCTACGCCAATCTCGATGCCTCTCGATTGACCTCTATTTACAATTTCCTGGGCATTCCCACCCGTGCAGTCAAATGGCTAAAACGTGCCGCCGAAGCAGGACTTCCCGAAGCCCAAAACACGTGGGGCCGCCGAATCATGGGCGGGGGCGGCTGGTATTTTACTAAAAACCGCCGTTTGGAAGCCGCCGAAAGCTGGTTTAGCCGTGCGGCTGAGCAGGGTTATGTACCGGCCATGGAGCAAATGGAGCGTGTCAATAGAGAGCAACAAGACTTCGAAACTAGCTGGCGATGGATGGTACAAGCATCAAATAATGGTAGTTACGAAGGACGCCTAGGTGTTGGCTGGTGTTATCTTGATACAGATTTTGCACCTGATCAAAATTGTACGAATGAAGAAGATCGAATTAAAGGCTGGGCAATTCTTTATGCCATGTCTCAGGAGCTGGGTGGCAATAGTACACCTAGCAGTATTATGAATCGGAATCAGGATAAGTTGGATGAAAGTGAGCGCCAGGAGGCAGAGGCATTAGCGGAAGCGGAATGGATAGGGCGTCAGCCACCGCTCTCAAGATTTCCACACCGCTTTGGTTTCTGA